ATCGAGCTCCACCGGGGTTGCCCTGCCGAAGATGGAGACCAGCACGACCACCTTCCCCTTGTCGGGCTTGATGCTGTCGACGGTCCCGCTGAAATTGGAGAAGGGGCCGTCGATCACCCGCACGTTCTCCCCTTCCGAGAAGGAGATCTTCGGCTTGGGCTTCAGCCGCCCCTCGATCATCTGGGACTTGATCTCATCGACCTCGGCCTCGGGAATCGGGGCCGGGTGCTGCCCCCCGACGAAGCCCGTGACCTTGGGGGTGTGCCGGACCAGGTGCCAGGTCGACTCGTCGAGCTCCATGTTGACCAGCAGGTAGCCCGGGAAGAAGCTGCGCGTCCCGGTCTTCTTCTTCCCCTTCCGCATCTCGACGACCGTTTCCGCCGGGATCAGGACATCTCCGAACCGTTCCTGCATCCCCTCCGTGGCGATGCGGTTCAACAGCGATTCCCTGACCTTTTTCTCATACCCCGAATAGGTATGGACGACGAACCACTGTTTCCCCATTGGTTCCTCTTTGGAGGGTTAATAGCTCAGGACGGACTGCACGATCCGGCCGAGGGCGAAGTCCACCAGCCCCAGAAAGAGGACGATGATCAGCACGGTCACGATGACCACCGCGGTGGACGACATGGTTTCCTTCCGCGCCGGCCAGGAGACCTTCTTCATCTCGGTCTTGAACTCCTGGAGGAACGTCTTCGCCTTCTCGAGGAATCCCGCGGAAGACGCGACGGCCCTGCTCTCCTCCGATGCCGTGCGCGTGCCCGGCAGCCGCTCCATCAACCTGTCCTTGAACGTTTTCGCCATAACCGGGAAACTCCCCTATCCCGAAAAAAGGATGGCAGGCCAGGAGGGATTCGAACCCCCAACCCGCGGATTTGGAGTCCGCTGCTCTAGCCGTTAGAGCTACTGGCCTTCGCCCCCTTGCCCCGCCTACTTGGTCTCTTTGTGCGCCGTATGCTTCCGGCAGGCCGGGCAGTATTTCTTCAGCTCGAGCTTGTCGGGCGTCGTCTTCTTGTTCTTGGTCGTCGTATAGTTCCTGTTCTTGCAGTCGGCGCAAGCCAGGATGATGATGTCGCGCATCTCGCCTTCCTCTCCTTCTTAAGAAGCTACTCCAGGATTTCCGCGACGACGCCGGCGCCGACGGTCCGGCCGCCCTCGCGGATCGCGAACCGCAGCTCCTTCTCCATCGCCACCGGGGTGATCAGCTCCACCGACATCTGGATGTTGTCCCCCGGCATCACCATCTCCACGCCCTCCGGCAACGTCCCGACCCCCGTCACGTCCGTCGTCCGGAAATAGAACTGCGGGCGATATCCGTTGAAGAACGGCGTGTGACGGCCGCCCTCCTCCTTCGTCAGGATGTACGCCGACGCCTTGAACTTCTTGTGCGGAGTGATCGAGCCCGGCTTCGCCAGCACCTGACCGCGCTCCACCTCGTCCTTCTTCGTCCCCCGAAGCAGCACGCCGATGTTGTCGCCCGCCTGACCCTGATCCAACAGCTTGCGGAACATCTCCACGCCCGTGGCCACCGTCTTCTGCGTGTCCCGCAAACCGATGATCTCCACCTCGTCGCCCACCTTCACCACCCCGCGCTCCACGCGACCCGTCACCACCGTCCCGCGACCCGATATCGAAAACACGTCCTCGATCGCCATCAGGAACGGCTTGTCCACCGCGCGCTCCGGCTGCGGAATGTAAGAGTCCACCGCGTCCATCAGCTCCAGCACGCACTTGCAGTTCGCGCAGTCGTCCTTCCCGCAGCCGCACGCCAACGCCTTCGTCGCCGCCCCGCGGATGATCGGAGTCTTGTCCCCGGGAAACTCGTACTTGGTCAACAGCTCCCGGACCTCCAGCTCCACCAGGTCCAAAAGCTCCGGATCGTCCACCATGTCCACCTTGTTCATGAACACCACGATGTACGGAACGCCCACCTGGCGCGCCAACAAAATGTGCTCCCGCGTCTGAGGCATCGGACCGTCCGCCGCCGATACCAGCAGGATCGCGCCGTCCATCTGCGCCGCGCCCGTGATCATGTTCTTGATGTAGTCGGCGTGACCCGGGCAGTCCACGTGCGCATAGTGCCGCGTCTTGGTCTGGTACTCCACGTGCGCCGTCGCGATCGTGATCCCCCGCTCCCGCTCCTCCGGCGCCTTGTCGATCTGGTCAAACGCCACGAAATCCGCCATCCCGCGGGACGACAGCACCTTCGTGATCGCCGCCGTCAACGTCGTCTTGCCGTGATCCACGTGACCGATCGTGCCGATGTTCACGTGCGGCTTCGTACGCTCGAATTTCTGCTTGGACATGTGTGGCTCTCCTTGGGAAAAATGGAAGTCCGTCAAGTATCGATAGTGGAGCCCACGACCAGGATTGAACTGGTGACCTCGTCCTTACCAAGGACGCGCTCTGCCAACTGAGCTACGTGGGCGTCATGCGACGCCGTAAAAAAAATGGAGCGGGCGACGGGAATCGAACCCGCGACCAACAGCTTGGAAGGCTGTGACTCTACCAATTGAGTTACGCCCGCTTGTTCCGCAAACTTTAAAGTTTACCCGATATATTAAGGCAGTCAAGCGGTTTTGAACGGGATTTCGTACGCGCGCCCGCAACCGGAAAGAATATGGATGGTGGAGGGGGGAGGATTTGAACCTCCGTAGGCGATGCCAGCAGATTTACAGTCTGCCCCCTTTGGCCACTCGGGTACCCCTCCACTTGTCGCCGCGCCGCGTGCAGGGAACGGGGTCGTTCCGTGCCGGCTTATCTTCGCATTAGAAAGAACAGTCGCTTTCCTGAAAGCAATTAGAATTACCACGATGCCGAGAATCGTGTCAATACATTCTTCCCGTTGACGCGGGTCCCGCCGTGAACCCATAATTCCGGAGATTCCGCCGCCGGGAACCGGGGCGCGGAGGGATCCTCCGGGAAAGAGGGATGCGATGAAGCGACAGCCCGTTGTTTTGACGACGATCCTGTGCATCGGTTTCGCCTGCTCCTGTTCCGCCCGGTTGACGAACCAATACGCCTTCAACGAGTTGACGAAATA
The Thermodesulfobacteriota bacterium DNA segment above includes these coding regions:
- the tuf gene encoding elongation factor Tu, which produces MSKQKFERTKPHVNIGTIGHVDHGKTTLTAAITKVLSSRGMADFVAFDQIDKAPEERERGITIATAHVEYQTKTRHYAHVDCPGHADYIKNMITGAAQMDGAILLVSAADGPMPQTREHILLARQVGVPYIVVFMNKVDMVDDPELLDLVELEVRELLTKYEFPGDKTPIIRGAATKALACGCGKDDCANCKCVLELMDAVDSYIPQPERAVDKPFLMAIEDVFSISGRGTVVTGRVERGVVKVGDEVEIIGLRDTQKTVATGVEMFRKLLDQGQAGDNIGVLLRGTKKDEVERGQVLAKPGSITPHKKFKASAYILTKEEGGRHTPFFNGYRPQFYFRTTDVTGVGTLPEGVEMVMPGDNIQMSVELITPVAMEKELRFAIREGGRTVGAGVVAEILE
- the nusG gene encoding transcription termination/antitermination protein NusG, with protein sequence MGKQWFVVHTYSGYEKKVRESLLNRIATEGMQERFGDVLIPAETVVEMRKGKKKTGTRSFFPGYLLVNMELDESTWHLVRHTPKVTGFVGGQHPAPIPEAEVDEIKSQMIEGRLKPKPKISFSEGENVRVIDGPFSNFSGTVDSIKPDKGKVVVLVSIFGRATPVELD
- the secE gene encoding preprotein translocase subunit SecE, producing the protein MAKTFKDRLMERLPGTRTASEESRAVASSAGFLEKAKTFLQEFKTEMKKVSWPARKETMSSTAVVIVTVLIIVLFLGLVDFALGRIVQSVLSY
- the rpmG gene encoding 50S ribosomal protein L33 produces the protein MRDIIILACADCKNRNYTTTKNKKTTPDKLELKKYCPACRKHTAHKETK